A region from the bacterium genome encodes:
- a CDS encoding AMIN domain-containing protein, whose translation VAVDKLLGGVRVTVACNGSPNVSSFLTTDPPALVVDIMGATSKLKQNRIESSYYPVTAVTAEPSDAASGLRVTIRLREPVEHKVTVENGLVVAELGTEPIPPPPAPASKDPFAGQRLTLYVKDADLTDILRMISSQFNLNILTTQDVKQLITVRLNDVPLRTGLDALVKAGLCNMVEDKSGIMVVKPQAKKMFGETQVRVFELNYADATDVVKLLPKMLSPAGNVDVGVRRIGTAGGSQRTDMVVVNDVPEALDRVGEFLANYDKPLAQVAIEAKFIETTMNAQDVYGIDWKLNASVSTGSPNVTDGTQIPLVFDNMVLGKVNISQLNAALDIMRTRGSSRVLANPSTLTLDNHTAVVSMGTNWPIRQISSDPKTGLVLSTWASQSVPITLSVTPHVTSDGQVNMEVAPSVEAITGYVGSADDQRPIVSHRSATADVVVGDGEVAVIGGMVQDQETKNVSKVPLLGDIPILGNLFSQTTVNHSKTNLMIFIIPHIIYPGTSQPQASAKFSID comes from the coding sequence CGTCGCGGTTGACAAGCTGCTCGGGGGCGTGCGGGTGACCGTCGCCTGCAACGGTAGTCCCAATGTCAGTTCGTTCCTTACTACCGACCCGCCGGCTCTGGTAGTCGATATCATGGGTGCGACCTCGAAGCTCAAGCAGAACCGGATCGAATCCTCGTACTACCCGGTGACTGCGGTCACGGCGGAACCGAGTGACGCAGCTTCGGGACTGAGGGTGACCATCCGGCTGCGCGAGCCGGTCGAACATAAGGTAACGGTGGAGAACGGCCTCGTGGTTGCCGAGTTGGGCACCGAGCCGATTCCGCCGCCCCCGGCCCCGGCCAGCAAGGACCCCTTTGCCGGTCAGCGGCTGACGCTCTATGTCAAGGACGCGGACCTCACCGACATACTGCGGATGATCTCCAGTCAGTTCAACCTGAACATCCTCACCACTCAGGACGTGAAGCAGCTCATCACCGTCCGCCTGAATGATGTGCCGCTGCGGACCGGGCTGGATGCCCTGGTCAAAGCGGGTCTGTGCAACATGGTCGAGGACAAGTCGGGAATCATGGTGGTCAAGCCTCAGGCGAAGAAGATGTTCGGCGAAACTCAGGTGCGCGTGTTCGAACTGAACTACGCCGACGCCACGGACGTCGTGAAACTCCTGCCGAAGATGCTCTCGCCCGCGGGGAACGTGGATGTCGGAGTCCGTCGTATCGGGACCGCCGGTGGCTCGCAGCGAACCGACATGGTGGTCGTCAACGACGTTCCGGAGGCCCTGGACCGGGTCGGCGAGTTCCTGGCCAACTATGACAAGCCCCTGGCGCAGGTCGCAATCGAGGCCAAGTTCATCGAGACGACGATGAACGCTCAAGACGTCTATGGCATCGATTGGAAGCTGAACGCGTCGGTTTCGACCGGCAGCCCCAATGTCACCGACGGAACTCAGATACCGCTGGTTTTCGACAACATGGTTCTCGGTAAGGTCAACATCAGTCAGCTCAACGCGGCGCTGGACATCATGCGCACGCGCGGCAGCTCAAGGGTGCTCGCCAATCCGAGCACGCTCACGCTGGATAACCACACCGCTGTGGTCAGCATGGGAACCAACTGGCCCATCCGTCAAATCAGCTCAGACCCCAAGACCGGGTTGGTGCTGTCGACCTGGGCCAGCCAGTCGGTGCCGATTACGCTCTCGGTCACACCCCACGTGACGTCCGACGGACAAGTGAACATGGAGGTCGCCCCGAGCGTCGAGGCGATAACCGGCTACGTGGGTTCGGCCGATGACCAGCGACCGATAGTCTCGCACCGCTCGGCGACGGCGGACGTCGTCGTGGGCGACGGCGAGGTCGCGGTAATCGGAGGCATGGTGCAGGACCAGGAAACGAAGAACGTCAGCAAGGTCCCGCTGCTGGGTGACATACCGATTCTGGGCAACCTGTTCAGCCAGACAACGGTCAACCACTCCAAGACCAACCTGATGATCTTCATCATCCCGCACATCATATACCCGGGGACGTCGCAACCCCAGGCGTCGGCGAAGTTTTCGATAGACTGA